A section of the Nitrososphaerota archaeon genome encodes:
- the dinB gene encoding DNA polymerase IV, with amino-acid sequence MRVIFHIDFDYFFAQCEEIRNQTLKTKPVCVCIFSDRGGDSGAIATANYIARKYGVKSGIPIKFAKARLREIPESVFLPADFPYYSDISQKAMEIMKSYADVFEYVGRDEAYLDVTKKSEGSFTIATHLAQQLKNQIRAELKMTCTVGISANKLVSKIASGFRKPDGLTVVEPEKTGSFLAHLNVGDIPGIGKVTGEKFAELDIKTISDLVRLDVFTLNNMFGKKIASYIYNAARGIDDDIVSERAPAVQYSRIITLKQDSKDLSFLLGALDEICADLHETILKHKKTFKSVGIQFVQSDLSNKTKSKMLKNPTSSLDELKKTAVILLQEALADQDQSVRRLGIRISELSDVTGQRSIENFF; translated from the coding sequence ATGCGTGTGATATTTCACATTGACTTTGATTATTTTTTTGCCCAGTGTGAAGAGATTAGAAACCAGACACTCAAGACCAAGCCGGTCTGTGTTTGTATTTTCTCAGACAGGGGTGGGGATAGCGGTGCAATTGCCACTGCCAACTATATTGCAAGAAAATATGGTGTAAAGTCCGGTATTCCAATCAAGTTTGCAAAGGCAAGGCTAAGGGAGATTCCAGAATCTGTATTTTTGCCAGCGGACTTTCCGTATTATTCCGATATTTCGCAGAAGGCAATGGAGATAATGAAGTCATATGCTGATGTATTCGAGTATGTCGGGCGCGACGAGGCATACTTGGATGTCACAAAAAAATCAGAGGGCAGCTTTACCATTGCCACGCACTTAGCCCAACAGTTAAAAAACCAAATCCGTGCCGAACTAAAAATGACTTGCACTGTTGGGATTTCTGCTAACAAGCTAGTATCAAAGATTGCATCGGGTTTTAGAAAGCCTGACGGACTTACAGTTGTCGAGCCGGAAAAGACAGGATCGTTTTTGGCACATCTGAATGTAGGTGATATCCCTGGAATAGGCAAGGTTACTGGAGAAAAATTCGCAGAATTAGACATCAAGACAATATCGGATCTGGTAAGGCTTGATGTGTTTACCCTAAACAATATGTTTGGCAAAAAAATTGCTTCATACATCTACAATGCCGCCCGCGGAATTGATGATGATATCGTGTCAGAGCGGGCGCCAGCAGTCCAATATTCCAGAATCATAACGCTAAAGCAGGATTCAAAGGACTTATCCTTTCTTTTAGGTGCACTGGATGAGATTTGCGCAGATCTGCACGAAACAATACTAAAACACAAAAAAACATTCAAGTCCGTTGGAATCCAGTTTGTCCAGTCTGATTTATCCAATAAGACAAAATCAAAAATGCTCAAAAACCCAACATCAAGTCTGGATGAGCTCAAAAAGACTGCTGTTATTTTACTCCAAGAAGCCCTAGCTGATCAGGACCAAAGTGTGCGAAGGCTCGGAATTAGAATATCGGAATTGTCCGATGTTACTGGTCAAAGATCGATTGAGAATTTCTTCTAA